A region from the Natronoarchaeum mannanilyticum genome encodes:
- a CDS encoding DUF4013 domain-containing protein, whose amino-acid sequence MISEAIDYPRSNEGSVRTLLIGGLLALTSVLIVPAIVLIGYFMRVLRSVARGDERAPAFENWEGLLREGVRGSVVALAYALVSAVGAVVFVGGALALTGDATAVGVALLVIGGLLWVALSLAAAYVTPAALANVAESGRIGAGFDVATLSPVLFSESYATAWLVAAGFVLAGGVVSGIFAGIPAVGAVVAAFVGFYAGVAAYYAIGRAWGDREEVDVAEIDPETVSRPAA is encoded by the coding sequence ATGATTTCAGAAGCCATCGACTACCCGCGCAGCAACGAAGGTTCCGTACGAACTCTCCTGATCGGGGGACTGCTCGCGCTCACGAGCGTTCTGATCGTCCCGGCGATCGTCCTGATCGGTTACTTCATGCGCGTGCTCCGCTCGGTCGCCCGCGGCGACGAGCGCGCGCCCGCCTTCGAGAACTGGGAGGGGCTGCTCCGCGAGGGCGTCCGCGGGTCGGTCGTCGCGCTCGCCTACGCGCTCGTCTCGGCGGTCGGCGCCGTCGTGTTCGTCGGCGGCGCGCTCGCGCTGACCGGCGACGCGACCGCCGTCGGCGTCGCGCTGCTGGTGATCGGCGGACTGCTGTGGGTCGCGCTCTCGCTCGCCGCCGCGTACGTCACGCCCGCCGCGCTGGCTAACGTCGCCGAGAGCGGCCGGATCGGCGCCGGCTTCGACGTCGCGACGCTCAGCCCCGTGCTGTTCAGCGAATCGTACGCGACCGCCTGGCTCGTCGCGGCGGGGTTCGTCCTCGCCGGCGGCGTCGTCTCGGGCATCTTCGCCGGCATCCCCGCGGTCGGAGCGGTCGTCGCCGCGTTCGTCGGCTTCTACGCCGGCGTCGCCGCGTACTACGCGATCGGGCGGGCCTGGGGCGACCGCGAGGAGGTCGACGTCGCCGAGATCGACCCCGAAACCGTCTCCCGGCCGGCCGCCTGA
- a CDS encoding Gfo/Idh/MocA family oxidoreductase, protein MDLGIISTADIARGSLIPALEGSDHDVAAISSRDADRARSVADEYGIPRSYGSYEELLEDDGIDGVYNPLPNGLHAEWTKKAADAGLHVLCEKPLTEDAEEAREVVDHCADRGVTLMEAFMYRYHPRTERAAQLAREELGEIRSVNASFKFPLYGRPGDVRLDPDLAGGSLMDVGCYAVSAAGLFLGEPDRAYAHTDDSRGSGVDTELAGVLEYESGASARVACGFDTQLVQRYRVEATDGWIEVGDAFDAPTEEPVELEYRIDGRHGVETFDPIDQYRLEVDHFAESIEAGEEPRTGGTEAIANMRVIDALYESADRDAPVSVE, encoded by the coding sequence ATGGACCTCGGTATCATCAGCACTGCGGACATCGCCCGCGGATCGCTCATTCCCGCTCTGGAGGGCAGCGACCACGACGTCGCCGCGATCAGTTCGCGCGACGCCGACCGCGCCCGATCGGTCGCCGACGAGTACGGCATTCCCCGGAGCTACGGCTCCTACGAGGAACTGCTCGAAGACGACGGCATCGACGGCGTGTACAACCCCCTACCCAACGGGCTCCACGCAGAATGGACGAAGAAGGCCGCCGACGCGGGGCTGCACGTGCTCTGCGAGAAACCCCTGACCGAGGACGCCGAGGAGGCCCGCGAGGTCGTGGACCACTGCGCTGATCGCGGCGTCACGCTGATGGAGGCGTTCATGTACCGGTACCACCCCCGCACGGAGCGCGCCGCCCAACTCGCGCGCGAGGAACTCGGCGAGATCCGGTCGGTGAACGCCTCGTTCAAGTTCCCGCTGTACGGCCGCCCCGGAGACGTGCGCCTCGATCCCGATCTGGCCGGCGGGAGCCTGATGGACGTGGGCTGTTACGCCGTCTCGGCGGCGGGGCTGTTCCTCGGGGAACCAGATCGCGCGTACGCGCACACCGACGACTCGCGCGGTAGTGGTGTCGACACCGAACTCGCCGGCGTGCTGGAGTACGAATCTGGAGCTTCGGCCCGCGTGGCCTGCGGCTTCGACACGCAGCTCGTCCAGCGCTACCGCGTCGAGGCGACCGACGGCTGGATCGAGGTGGGCGACGCCTTCGACGCGCCGACCGAGGAGCCCGTCGAGCTGGAGTACCGGATCGACGGCCGGCACGGCGTCGAGACGTTCGACCCGATCGACCAGTACCGCCTTGAGGTCGATCACTTCGCGGAATCGATCGAGGCCGGCGAGGAGCCGCGCACCGGCGGCACCGAGGCGATCGCGAACATGCGCGTGATCGACGCGCTCTACGAGAGCGCCGACCGCGACGCGCCGGTATCGGTCGAGTGA
- a CDS encoding MFS transporter — MRWRYRDTVLALCTLAFFVTMVGRLAISPVVPDLTAEFGVSNGLIGLALTGMWMTYALAQFPSGLLADRYGERIVVLASIAGTGATSLLIVSAPQFAVFVLGTVLLGAAAGLHYSVATTLLTRTYDDIGTAVGLHNAGAPAAGLLTPIVVSWIAVRHGWRPAVGITVVVAIPALALFARGVRPTEPRRPDQPMRERLELAPILDLLSRPSIVFTGAVAIICDFTWQGVASFLPTFLENFRGYSGTLSGTLFAVYFVIQGVLQVAVGSVADRFGRDVATALCMGAGIAGFGLLVAGPGIAAVSAGIVLLGLGMGWGAAVIPRFMDQLSDEERGAGFGLVRTVYMMIAATGSVATGTVADQFGWAASFTMLAVLMAVVLVLLGANWLLGSEY; from the coding sequence ATGCGCTGGCGCTACCGCGACACCGTCCTCGCCCTCTGTACGCTGGCCTTCTTCGTGACGATGGTCGGCCGGCTCGCGATCAGTCCGGTCGTCCCCGATCTCACCGCGGAGTTCGGCGTCTCGAACGGCCTGATCGGGCTGGCGCTGACGGGGATGTGGATGACCTACGCGCTCGCGCAGTTCCCCAGTGGCCTCCTTGCCGACCGGTACGGCGAGCGGATCGTCGTCCTCGCGTCGATCGCGGGCACCGGCGCGACGAGTCTCCTGATCGTCTCGGCCCCGCAGTTCGCCGTGTTCGTCCTCGGAACGGTGCTCTTGGGCGCCGCCGCAGGACTGCACTACAGCGTCGCGACGACGCTGCTCACGCGCACGTACGACGACATCGGGACTGCGGTCGGCCTGCACAACGCCGGCGCGCCCGCCGCCGGGCTGCTCACGCCCATCGTCGTCTCGTGGATCGCGGTTCGACACGGCTGGCGGCCGGCGGTCGGGATCACCGTCGTCGTCGCGATCCCGGCGCTGGCGCTGTTCGCGCGCGGCGTCCGGCCGACCGAGCCGCGGCGACCCGACCAGCCGATGCGCGAGCGGCTCGAACTCGCGCCGATCCTCGATCTGCTCTCGCGGCCCTCGATCGTCTTTACGGGTGCCGTCGCGATCATCTGCGATTTCACGTGGCAGGGCGTCGCGTCGTTCCTGCCGACGTTCCTCGAGAACTTCCGGGGGTACTCCGGAACGCTGTCGGGGACGCTGTTTGCGGTCTACTTCGTGATCCAGGGGGTGTTGCAGGTCGCGGTCGGGTCGGTCGCCGACCGGTTCGGGCGCGACGTCGCCACCGCGCTGTGCATGGGCGCCGGCATCGCCGGGTTCGGGCTGCTCGTCGCGGGGCCGGGGATCGCCGCGGTGTCGGCCGGGATCGTCCTGCTCGGCCTGGGGATGGGTTGGGGCGCCGCGGTGATCCCGCGGTTCATGGACCAGCTCTCCGACGAGGAGCGGGGCGCCGGCTTCGGTCTGGTGCGGACGGTGTACATGATGATCGCCGCGACCGGATCGGTTGCCACCGGGACCGTGGCCGATCAGTTCGGGTGGGCGGCCTCGTTCACGATGCTCGCGGTGCTGATGGCGGTCGTGCTCGTACTTCTCGGCGCGAATTGGTTGCTCGGGTCGGAGTACTGA
- a CDS encoding tRNA-binding protein has translation MTESPFDVTIRVGEVVDAEPFPEANKPELVKLWIDLGDEEVQSAAQLGYNHDPEELPGRQVLCATDLGTVPIAGFESQALTVGVPDADGNPMLVGPDEDVPLGGELY, from the coding sequence ATGACTGAGAGTCCCTTCGACGTCACGATCAGGGTCGGCGAAGTGGTCGACGCCGAACCGTTTCCCGAGGCGAACAAACCCGAGCTCGTGAAGCTGTGGATCGACCTCGGCGACGAGGAGGTCCAGTCGGCCGCCCAGTTAGGGTACAACCACGATCCCGAGGAGCTGCCGGGGCGACAGGTGCTCTGTGCGACCGATCTCGGAACGGTCCCGATCGCGGGTTTCGAGTCGCAAGCGCTGACGGTTGGCGTCCCCGACGCCGACGGCAACCCGATGCTGGTCGGTCCCGACGAGGACGTCCCGCTCGGTGGCGAGTTGTACTGA
- a CDS encoding DUF7344 domain-containing protein produces MTTDTANPERNRIDPGLRADVIFDVLNHSRRRNALYYLADRVGAVPLSELAEAVAEREGEPTDERRQRVATGLYHTHLPKFEETGVAEYDPRTDVVTLSTRAATALAPYLELAARDDARPDC; encoded by the coding sequence ATGACGACCGACACTGCCAACCCCGAGCGGAACCGCATCGACCCCGGCCTGCGGGCTGACGTCATCTTCGACGTGCTGAACCACTCGCGGCGACGCAACGCGCTGTACTATCTCGCCGACCGCGTCGGCGCCGTCCCGCTCTCGGAACTCGCCGAGGCCGTCGCGGAGCGGGAGGGCGAGCCGACCGACGAGCGCCGCCAGCGCGTCGCGACCGGGCTCTACCACACGCACCTACCGAAGTTCGAGGAGACGGGGGTCGCCGAGTACGATCCCCGGACCGACGTCGTGACGCTGTCGACCCGGGCCGCGACCGCGCTCGCGCCGTACCTCGAACTGGCCGCTCGCGACGACGCCCGTCCGGACTGCTGA
- the metG gene encoding methionine--tRNA ligase — translation MSREEFPTDDPAVVTCGLPYANGDLHIGHLRGYIGADAFDRALETLGQKTAYVCGSDMHGTPVAVNAEQEGVDPEAFALEWHEQYEETFPKFNVDFDNYGHTHDETNTELTREIVRTLDEAGYVYEKEIQVAYDPDADQYLPDRYVVGTCPYCGEKARGDECDEGCQRHLEPGEVEDPTSSITGNPAEYRERTHKFFEVSEFSDYLTEFLDGLEGTSNARNQPRQWIEDGLQDWCITRDMDWGIDYPGETEGEDDLVLYVWVDAPIEYIASSKQYSERVGADEYDWEEVWKDSNATGESGGEIVHFIGRDIIQHHTIFWPAMLEGADYNAPRAVAATGFITINGKGLSTSRNRAIWAEEYLNEGFHPDLLRYYLTTTGGLQQDVDFSWDAFQEKVNGELVGNVGNFLYRSTLFAYRNYEGTPDADVSEEVRERIQDAVEQFRAGVNDYSLRDVAGATTELAKFGNEYIQRNEPWNLVDDDPEEAEQVIRDCVQIAKAVAVLLEPIAPDKAQQVWEQLGEDGDVADALLEHALEAPPAEFDEPVELFDKIEDDRVEELNEKLAERVAAASDDQDADADDAEAEDDADAASSDDGDAADAAAADLEALADERIGFEEFQDVDMRVGRIESAEGIEGADELVRLEVDIGVETRQIVAGLKQLHDVDALPGTKVVVLANLEKAELFGVESNGMVLAAGEQADLLTTHEDAAPGTKIK, via the coding sequence ATGAGCCGCGAAGAGTTCCCGACCGACGATCCCGCCGTGGTGACCTGCGGGCTGCCGTACGCCAACGGCGACCTGCACATCGGTCACCTGCGGGGGTACATCGGCGCCGACGCGTTCGACCGCGCCCTGGAGACGCTGGGCCAGAAAACCGCCTACGTCTGCGGGTCGGATATGCACGGCACGCCGGTGGCCGTCAACGCAGAACAGGAGGGCGTCGATCCCGAGGCGTTCGCCCTGGAGTGGCACGAGCAGTACGAGGAGACGTTCCCGAAGTTCAACGTCGACTTCGACAACTACGGCCACACCCACGACGAGACCAACACCGAGCTCACCCGGGAGATCGTCAGAACACTCGACGAGGCGGGGTACGTCTACGAGAAGGAGATCCAGGTCGCCTACGATCCCGACGCCGATCAGTACCTGCCCGACCGGTACGTCGTCGGCACCTGCCCCTACTGCGGGGAGAAGGCCCGCGGCGACGAGTGCGACGAGGGCTGCCAGCGCCACCTCGAACCCGGCGAGGTCGAGGACCCGACGAGTTCGATCACGGGCAACCCCGCCGAGTACCGCGAGCGCACCCACAAGTTCTTCGAGGTCTCGGAGTTCTCCGACTACCTGACCGAGTTCCTCGACGGCCTCGAAGGGACCTCGAACGCGCGCAACCAGCCGCGCCAGTGGATCGAGGACGGCCTGCAGGACTGGTGTATCACCCGCGACATGGACTGGGGGATCGACTATCCCGGCGAGACAGAGGGCGAGGACGACCTCGTGCTGTACGTCTGGGTCGACGCGCCGATCGAGTACATCGCCAGCTCCAAGCAGTACTCCGAGCGCGTCGGCGCCGACGAGTACGACTGGGAGGAAGTCTGGAAGGACAGCAACGCGACGGGCGAGTCCGGCGGCGAGATCGTCCACTTCATCGGCCGCGACATCATCCAGCACCACACCATCTTCTGGCCGGCGATGCTGGAGGGCGCCGACTACAACGCGCCCCGCGCTGTCGCGGCGACGGGCTTCATCACGATCAACGGCAAGGGCCTGTCGACCAGCCGGAACCGCGCGATCTGGGCCGAGGAGTACCTCAACGAGGGGTTCCACCCCGATCTGCTGCGGTACTACCTGACGACGACCGGCGGCCTCCAGCAGGACGTCGACTTCTCGTGGGACGCGTTCCAGGAGAAGGTCAACGGCGAGCTGGTGGGCAACGTCGGCAACTTCCTCTACCGGAGCACGCTGTTCGCCTACCGCAACTACGAGGGCACGCCGGACGCCGACGTCTCGGAGGAGGTCCGCGAGCGAATCCAGGACGCCGTCGAGCAGTTCCGCGCCGGCGTCAACGACTACTCGCTGCGCGACGTCGCGGGCGCCACGACCGAGCTCGCGAAGTTCGGCAACGAGTACATCCAGCGCAACGAGCCCTGGAACCTCGTCGACGACGACCCCGAGGAAGCCGAGCAGGTGATCCGCGACTGCGTCCAGATCGCCAAGGCCGTCGCGGTGCTGCTGGAGCCGATCGCCCCGGACAAGGCCCAGCAGGTCTGGGAGCAGCTGGGCGAGGACGGGGACGTCGCCGACGCGCTGCTCGAACACGCCCTGGAGGCGCCGCCGGCCGAGTTCGACGAGCCCGTCGAGCTGTTCGACAAGATAGAAGACGACCGCGTCGAGGAGCTCAACGAGAAGCTCGCCGAGCGGGTCGCGGCGGCGAGCGACGATCAGGACGCCGACGCGGACGACGCCGAAGCCGAGGATGACGCCGACGCGGCGTCGAGCGACGACGGCGACGCGGCCGACGCGGCTGCCGCCGATCTCGAAGCGCTCGCGGACGAGCGCATCGGCTTCGAGGAGTTCCAGGACGTCGACATGCGCGTCGGGCGCATCGAGAGCGCCGAGGGGATCGAGGGCGCCGACGAGCTCGTCCGCCTCGAGGTCGACATCGGCGTCGAGACGCGCCAGATCGTCGCCGGCCTCAAGCAGCTCCACGACGTCGACGCGCTGCCGGGGACGAAGGTCGTCGTGCTGGCGAATCTGGAGAAGGCCGAGCTATTCGGCGTCGAGTCGAACGGCATGGTGCTGGCGGCGGGCGAGCAGGCCGACCTGCTGACGACCCACGAGGACGCCGCGCCGGGCACGAAGATCAAGTAA
- a CDS encoding sensor histidine kinase — protein MILALGGLYVASGIAWPLAQVRAGMPPREGLSVAVLSGGAGIALLYGGYRLPETDVRPEFFATVAVWCLRGVVAIAAVLVFLELLVDLTNVVANVLILSPLAGVAGFAAGLYDARARTRTRELELRNRELERTKAELEDTVDQLRTSNERLEEFAYAASHDLQEPMRMVSSYLQLLEKRYGDDLDEDAEEYIDFAVGGADRMRAMIESLLAYSRVSTGGEPLEPTDAEAALETILDDFAPTIEETDATITADELPTVRADPEQLEQVFRNLLSNALAFSGDDPPKVHVGADREGDEWRFSVADEGIGIEGKYQDQIFNVFERMHADQSGAGDDHGGIGLALCERIVERHGGRIWVESDPGEGATFYFTVPAVGSDADDPERPAEPDSDLI, from the coding sequence GTGATCCTGGCTCTCGGGGGCCTCTACGTCGCGTCCGGCATCGCGTGGCCGCTCGCACAGGTTCGAGCGGGCATGCCGCCGCGGGAGGGACTGAGCGTCGCCGTCCTCTCCGGCGGCGCCGGGATCGCCCTGCTCTACGGCGGCTATCGCCTGCCGGAAACCGACGTTCGCCCCGAGTTCTTCGCCACCGTCGCCGTGTGGTGTCTCCGCGGCGTCGTCGCGATAGCCGCCGTCCTCGTGTTTCTGGAGCTCCTCGTCGACCTCACGAACGTCGTCGCCAACGTGCTCATCCTTTCGCCGCTCGCCGGCGTCGCCGGCTTCGCCGCGGGCCTGTACGACGCGCGCGCCAGAACGCGAACGCGAGAACTCGAACTCCGAAATCGTGAGCTGGAACGAACGAAGGCCGAACTCGAGGACACGGTCGACCAGCTCCGGACGTCGAACGAGCGCCTCGAGGAGTTCGCCTACGCCGCCTCCCACGATCTGCAAGAGCCCATGCGGATGGTGTCGAGCTACCTCCAGCTGCTGGAAAAGCGGTACGGCGACGACCTCGACGAGGACGCCGAGGAGTACATCGACTTCGCGGTCGGCGGCGCCGACCGGATGCGCGCGATGATCGAGAGCCTGCTGGCGTATTCGCGGGTTTCGACCGGCGGCGAACCGCTCGAACCGACGGACGCCGAAGCGGCGCTCGAGACGATTCTCGACGACTTCGCGCCGACGATCGAGGAAACCGACGCGACGATCACCGCCGACGAACTGCCGACGGTGCGCGCCGATCCCGAACAGCTCGAACAGGTGTTCCGGAACCTGCTCTCGAACGCGCTGGCGTTCAGCGGGGACGACCCCCCGAAGGTGCACGTCGGCGCCGACCGCGAGGGCGACGAGTGGCGGTTCTCGGTCGCCGACGAGGGGATCGGCATCGAGGGAAAGTACCAGGACCAGATCTTCAACGTGTTCGAGCGCATGCACGCCGACCAGTCTGGTGCTGGCGACGACCACGGCGGCATCGGGCTCGCGCTCTGCGAGCGCATCGTCGAGCGCCACGGCGGCCGGATCTGGGTCGAGTCCGACCCCGGCGAGGGCGCGACGTTCTACTTCACGGTCCCGGCGGTCGGCAGCGACGCGGACGACCCCGAGCGACCCGCCGAACCGGACAGCGATCTTATCTAA
- a CDS encoding DUF7344 domain-containing protein, producing MSVTRFADDRALSEATLTSVVDPRRRAVLAALQGEQTVVDRRDLAAKVAAVENDAAPAAVEADAVDDVLLTLHHVHLPKLDDAGYLTYDTEENEIEPRTADVGEPPLLAEF from the coding sequence ATGTCAGTAACCCGCTTCGCCGACGACCGCGCTCTCTCGGAAGCCACGCTTACCAGCGTCGTCGACCCGCGACGCCGAGCCGTCCTCGCCGCGCTGCAGGGCGAACAGACGGTCGTCGACCGGCGCGACCTCGCCGCGAAGGTCGCCGCCGTCGAGAACGACGCCGCGCCCGCGGCGGTCGAGGCGGACGCAGTCGACGACGTGCTGCTGACGCTCCACCACGTCCACCTCCCGAAGCTGGACGACGCCGGCTACCTCACCTACGATACCGAGGAGAACGAGATCGAACCCCGGACAGCCGACGTCGGCGAGCCCCCGCTGCTCGCCGAGTTCTGA
- a CDS encoding HalOD1 output domain-containing protein has product MDDPATDTADDSAIFACSAGDEEPTSAAVVRAVATASNTAATGLPPLYDTVDPDTLDSLFPSDAAGGELRFDYAGYAVVVGANETVTLHKTVDSPLSA; this is encoded by the coding sequence ATGGACGACCCCGCTACGGACACCGCCGACGACTCCGCGATCTTCGCGTGTTCGGCCGGCGACGAGGAGCCGACCAGCGCCGCCGTGGTGCGGGCGGTCGCGACGGCGTCGAACACGGCGGCGACCGGCCTGCCGCCGCTGTACGACACTGTCGATCCCGACACGCTGGACAGCCTCTTTCCGTCGGACGCGGCGGGCGGCGAGTTGCGATTCGACTACGCGGGGTACGCCGTCGTCGTCGGGGCGAACGAGACCGTAACGCTCCACAAAACGGTGGACAGTCCGCTCTCGGCCTGA
- a CDS encoding bacterio-opsin activator domain-containing protein, translating into MTVNQQRPVSEGVTRVEFAVSDPEYPFVGASAIDGCRIFLEEILPRGANSYAEFFAVVGADPDRILELADEHPSADPTLLNEYESGGLFEFHVAEACPAVFLSERGALPRRVYSTGGEGHIRAEIPADEDAGEIVDAFLDAHPDAELERKCDQPYVTPMFSHRQFREAIDERLTDRQTEVLVAAHESGYYDWPRGITAEKLADRQGISTSTLLKHLRAVERKFIGAFFERPEETGSARSGAAADAE; encoded by the coding sequence ATGACAGTGAACCAGCAGCGTCCGGTGTCCGAGGGGGTGACGCGGGTCGAGTTCGCCGTCTCGGACCCGGAGTACCCCTTCGTCGGGGCGTCCGCGATCGACGGATGCAGGATCTTTCTGGAGGAGATTCTCCCCCGCGGCGCGAACTCCTACGCCGAGTTCTTCGCGGTGGTCGGCGCCGATCCCGACCGCATCCTCGAACTCGCGGACGAGCATCCCTCCGCCGACCCGACGCTGCTCAACGAGTACGAGTCGGGCGGGCTGTTCGAGTTTCACGTCGCCGAGGCGTGCCCGGCCGTCTTCCTGAGCGAGCGCGGCGCGCTGCCGCGGCGCGTCTACAGTACCGGAGGCGAGGGGCACATCCGCGCCGAAATCCCGGCGGACGAAGACGCCGGCGAGATCGTCGACGCGTTCCTCGACGCCCACCCCGACGCCGAGCTGGAACGCAAGTGCGACCAGCCGTACGTGACGCCGATGTTCAGCCACCGCCAGTTTCGAGAGGCGATCGATGAGCGACTCACCGACCGCCAGACGGAGGTGCTGGTCGCGGCCCACGAGTCGGGCTACTACGACTGGCCACGCGGGATCACCGCCGAGAAACTCGCCGACCGACAGGGCATCTCGACGTCGACGCTGCTCAAGCACCTCCGGGCCGTCGAGCGCAAGTTCATCGGCGCGTTCTTCGAGCGGCCCGAAGAGACGGGCTCCGCTCGATCGGGTGCCGCCGCCGACGCCGAGTGA
- the pyk gene encoding pyruvate kinase: MRNAKIVCTLGPASESRRTIRDLADAGMSVARLNASHGDLETRGELIDRIQAVDEAADEPLAAMLDTKGPEIRTAPLEEPIELEAGSEIRFVEGEEATPEEVGLSVSISGVAEGDRILLDDGRIETTVTRVDGDAVYAHVEDGGPLPGRKGVNIPGVDLDLDVVTEKDRKDLELAAEKGADFVAASFVRDADDVYEVNQVLEEAGADIPIIAKIERAGAVDNLDEIIDAAYGVMVARGDLGVECPMEEVPIVQKRIIRKCRDAGVPVITATEMLDSMVHERRPTRAEASDVANAVLDGTDAVMLSGETAIGEHPVRVVEAMDRIVAEVERSGEYREVREGRVPAADDSRTDALARSARYLARDIGAGAVVAASESGYTALKTAKFRPGAPVVAATPNDRVRRQLALSWGVRPVYAPFTDEGSDAVIENAVQAALDSGAAESGDTVVVLSGMMTELEGTSTTNMLKVHVAADAVAAGRVVVEGRLSGPVARTTDGDLSDVPEGAILALDESFDGEFDGDAAKLGGIVDARPGMTGYPAMVARELDIPMVSGADLSGDVDVGETVTIDAQRGVVYAGDVVSARERAEQTGRAPAERHR, translated from the coding sequence ATGAGAAACGCGAAGATAGTCTGTACGCTGGGTCCGGCATCGGAATCCCGGCGTACGATTCGGGATCTTGCGGACGCGGGGATGTCGGTCGCGCGGCTCAACGCGAGCCACGGTGACCTCGAGACGCGGGGGGAGCTGATCGACCGCATCCAGGCGGTCGACGAGGCGGCCGACGAGCCGCTGGCCGCGATGCTCGACACCAAGGGCCCCGAAATCCGCACCGCGCCCCTGGAGGAACCGATCGAGCTCGAAGCCGGCAGCGAAATCCGGTTCGTCGAGGGCGAGGAGGCGACGCCCGAGGAGGTCGGCCTGTCGGTCTCGATCTCCGGCGTCGCCGAGGGCGACCGCATCCTGCTCGACGACGGGCGGATCGAGACGACGGTGACCCGGGTGGACGGCGACGCCGTGTACGCGCACGTCGAGGACGGCGGCCCCTTGCCCGGCCGCAAGGGCGTCAACATCCCCGGCGTCGACCTCGATCTCGACGTCGTCACCGAGAAGGATCGCAAGGACCTGGAGCTGGCCGCCGAGAAGGGCGCCGACTTCGTCGCCGCGAGTTTCGTCCGCGACGCCGACGACGTCTACGAGGTCAATCAGGTGCTGGAGGAAGCGGGCGCCGACATCCCGATCATCGCGAAGATCGAGCGGGCGGGCGCGGTCGACAACCTCGACGAGATCATCGACGCCGCGTACGGCGTGATGGTCGCGCGCGGCGACCTGGGCGTCGAGTGCCCGATGGAGGAGGTCCCGATCGTCCAGAAGCGGATCATCCGGAAGTGCCGCGACGCCGGCGTCCCGGTCATCACGGCGACGGAGATGCTCGACTCGATGGTCCACGAGCGCCGGCCGACTCGCGCGGAGGCCTCGGACGTCGCCAACGCCGTGCTCGACGGTACGGACGCCGTGATGCTGTCGGGCGAGACGGCCATCGGCGAGCACCCGGTTCGCGTCGTCGAGGCGATGGACCGGATCGTCGCCGAGGTCGAGCGCAGCGGCGAGTACCGCGAAGTTCGGGAGGGCCGCGTCCCCGCGGCCGACGACTCGCGGACCGACGCGCTGGCCCGGTCGGCGCGCTACCTCGCGCGGGACATCGGCGCCGGCGCGGTCGTCGCCGCCAGCGAGTCCGGCTACACCGCGCTCAAGACAGCGAAGTTCCGCCCGGGCGCGCCGGTCGTCGCGGCGACGCCGAACGATCGCGTCCGCCGCCAGCTCGCGCTCTCGTGGGGCGTCCGTCCGGTGTACGCGCCGTTTACCGACGAGGGATCCGACGCCGTCATCGAGAACGCCGTTCAGGCCGCGCTCGACTCGGGCGCCGCCGAGAGCGGCGACACGGTCGTCGTCCTCTCGGGGATGATGACCGAGCTCGAAGGAACCAGCACGACGAACATGCTCAAAGTCCACGTCGCGGCTGACGCGGTCGCGGCGGGACGCGTCGTCGTCGAAGGCCGCCTGTCGGGACCGGTCGCCAGAACCACCGACGGCGATCTCTCTGACGTTCCGGAGGGCGCGATCCTCGCGCTCGACGAGTCGTTCGACGGCGAGTTCGACGGCGACGCCGCGAAGCTCGGCGGCATCGTCGACGCCCGCCCCGGCATGACCGGCTACCCCGCGATGGTCGCCCGCGAGCTCGACATCCCGATGGTCAGCGGCGCCGATCTGAGCGGCGACGTCGACGTCGGCGAGACGGTGACGATCGACGCCCAGCGCGGCGTCGTGTACGCCGGGGACGTAGTCTCCGCGCGCGAGCGCGCCGAGCAGACGGGCCGGGCGCCGGCCGAGCGGCATCGGTAG
- a CDS encoding DUF7312 domain-containing protein translates to MAAPSDDDDEGREWEYSLADLEDDDDAGDEASDERGPSAEDGETPYEAIDRSIEPEEIDLENAAFVALGALVGVLIVLRTATVFVG, encoded by the coding sequence ATGGCTGCGCCGAGCGACGACGACGACGAGGGGCGCGAGTGGGAGTACAGCCTCGCAGATCTGGAGGACGACGACGACGCGGGAGACGAGGCGTCGGACGAGAGGGGGCCCAGCGCTGAAGACGGTGAGACCCCCTACGAGGCGATCGACCGCTCGATCGAACCCGAAGAGATCGACCTCGAGAACGCGGCGTTCGTCGCGCTCGGCGCTCTCGTGGGGGTCCTGATCGTGCTGCGGACCGCCACGGTGTTCGTCGGGTGA